In a genomic window of Hyphomonas sp.:
- a CDS encoding DUF5671 domain-containing protein produces the protein MANSTLTGFVKEALEKGEGRDGIRAALLSAGWRADEVDEALTAFSDVAFPVAVPRPQAYLSAREAFFYLLFFILLGVVAYNLGSLLFALIDYAIVDNIERADYWHRSLDYQIRGAIAGLVVGTPIFLWLARILLKARKANPALQRSRIRKWLIYVSLVIAGSVLVGDAISLVYNFLNGDLTLRFTLKSLIVAAIAGSIFGYFITHAEKDEADGI, from the coding sequence ATGGCCAACAGCACGCTGACAGGCTTCGTGAAGGAGGCTCTCGAAAAGGGCGAGGGCCGCGACGGCATCCGCGCCGCCCTGCTCAGCGCCGGCTGGCGGGCCGACGAGGTGGACGAGGCCCTGACCGCCTTTTCCGATGTCGCCTTCCCCGTCGCCGTGCCCAGGCCGCAGGCCTACCTCTCGGCGCGCGAGGCTTTCTTCTACCTCCTCTTCTTCATCCTGCTCGGCGTTGTCGCCTACAATCTCGGTTCGCTGCTCTTCGCCCTGATCGACTATGCCATCGTCGACAATATCGAGCGGGCGGATTACTGGCACCGGTCCCTCGATTATCAGATCCGCGGGGCAATCGCCGGCCTGGTCGTCGGCACGCCGATCTTCCTCTGGCTCGCCCGCATCCTGCTCAAGGCGCGCAAGGCAAACCCCGCCCTCCAGCGCTCCCGCATCCGCAAATGGCTGATCTATGTCAGCCTCGTCATCGCCGGGTCGGTCCTCGTCGGCGACGCCATCTCGCTGGTCTACAATTTCCTCAATGGCGACCTCACCCTGCGCTTCACGCTGAAATCCCTGATTGTCGCCGCCATTGCCGGATCAATCTTCGGCTATTTCATCACCCATGCCGAGAAGGACGAAGCCGATGGCATTTGA